In a single window of the Pseudomonas oryzihabitans genome:
- the nhaA gene encoding Na+/H+ antiporter NhaA: MPTPVSPAKALAYLNRFVAAEAASGVVLMIAAAIAIIVANSPLAEGYFASLHWYIGGLSLGHWINDGLMAIFFLLVGLEIKREMAVGQLSSWGDRALPGLAALGGMLVPALLYVLVNRHDPQTLSGWAIPAATDIAFALGVLSLLGSRVPVSLKVFLSALAILDDLGAVLIIALFYTSDLSSSMLLAAAGLVAVLFVLNRLKVTALLPYLLVGALLWFCMLRSGIHATLAGVILALFIPLGDTEADDASPLLKVESALHPWVAFLIVPVFGFANAGVSLAGMSPGNLLDPVPLGVALGLFLGKQVGISLMAVLAIRSGLARLPEGANWMQLYGVALLCGIGFTMSLFIGALAFPSAPFLVDEVKIGVLLGSLLSALAGVAVLLLAARRR, from the coding sequence ATGCCAACCCCGGTTTCCCCTGCCAAGGCCCTGGCCTATCTCAATCGCTTCGTCGCCGCCGAAGCGGCCAGTGGCGTGGTGCTGATGATCGCCGCGGCCATCGCCATCATCGTCGCCAACTCACCGCTGGCCGAAGGCTACTTCGCCAGCCTGCACTGGTACATCGGTGGTCTGTCGCTCGGTCACTGGATCAACGACGGCCTGATGGCCATCTTCTTTCTGCTGGTCGGCCTGGAGATCAAGCGCGAGATGGCGGTCGGCCAACTCTCCAGTTGGGGTGATCGCGCCCTGCCGGGCCTCGCGGCCCTGGGCGGCATGCTGGTGCCGGCGCTGCTCTATGTCCTGGTCAATCGCCACGATCCCCAGACCCTGTCGGGCTGGGCGATTCCCGCCGCTACCGACATCGCCTTCGCCCTCGGCGTGCTGTCGCTGCTGGGTTCGCGGGTCCCGGTATCGCTCAAGGTCTTCCTTTCGGCCCTGGCGATCCTCGACGACCTCGGCGCCGTGCTGATCATCGCCCTGTTCTATACCAGCGATCTCTCCAGCAGCATGCTGCTGGCCGCGGCTGGACTGGTGGCGGTGCTGTTCGTGCTCAACCGCCTCAAGGTCACCGCCTTGCTGCCCTATCTGTTGGTCGGGGCGCTGCTGTGGTTCTGCATGCTGCGCTCCGGCATCCACGCGACCCTGGCCGGGGTGATCCTGGCGCTGTTCATTCCCCTGGGCGATACCGAAGCCGACGACGCCTCGCCGCTGCTCAAGGTGGAGTCCGCGCTGCATCCCTGGGTGGCCTTCCTCATCGTGCCCGTGTTCGGTTTCGCCAATGCCGGAGTTTCCCTGGCCGGCATGTCGCCCGGCAATCTGCTGGACCCGGTCCCGCTGGGTGTCGCCCTGGGGCTGTTCCTCGGCAAGCAGGTCGGCATCTCGCTGATGGCGGTGCTGGCCATCCGCAGTGGCCTGGCGCGCCTGCCGGAGGGCGCCAACTGGATGCAGCTCTATGGCGTGGCCCTGCTTTGCGGGATTGGCTTTACCATGAGCCTGTTCATTGGCGCCCTGGCCTTTCCCAGCGCGCCCTTCCTGGTCGACGAGGTCAAGATCGGTGTGCTGCTGGGTTCGCTGCTGTCAGCCCTGGCCGGCGTCGCCGTGCTGCTCCTGGCTGCCCGTCGTCGTTAA
- a CDS encoding methyl-accepting chemotaxis protein — protein sequence MLLRNCNIAPRAALGFGLIALMVAFLGLFSLAQMAGIRERQVLVERDWVPSIRAVDAIRENMLRVRTISLRLALDPDPRNIDTYVGQYEARNKVLMEGIKAYEAFVDTPEEHQRWDLFKRDFATYQQGMTSSFALARQGDTAALNKLTLVDMKPVVDGTGKQLGELGDFYAEGIERDGKVSADRYEASRLIVIAVIALAALATVLMAWLLTRSIVGPLREALLAARRVAQGDLTQTLAVQGRDEVSELQRALQQMQGQLRETLSRIAGSSTQLATAAEELNAVTEAAGQGLQRQNDEIEQAATAVTEMSTAVDEVARNAVSTSEASRASSQAAQQGQTRVAETLGAIEALSDEVAATGTVVQRLAEQSQDIGKVLDVIRAIAEQTNLLALNAAIEAARAGEAGRGFAVVADEVRALASRTQQSTHEIEQMVSGMRSGASQALGSMHSSSERAQATRALAETAGVALEEINTRIGEMYERNLVIASAAEEQAQVAREVDRNLVNIRDLSTQSADGAHQTSAASQELSRLAVDLQGLVNRFQV from the coding sequence ATGCTGTTACGCAACTGCAACATAGCGCCCCGCGCGGCCTTGGGCTTCGGCCTGATTGCCCTGATGGTGGCCTTTCTCGGCTTGTTTTCCCTGGCGCAGATGGCCGGCATCCGCGAACGTCAGGTGCTGGTGGAGCGCGACTGGGTGCCGAGCATCCGTGCGGTGGATGCCATCCGCGAAAACATGCTGCGGGTGCGTACCATCTCCCTGCGCCTGGCGCTGGACCCGGATCCGCGCAATATCGACACCTATGTCGGCCAGTACGAGGCGCGCAACAAGGTGCTCATGGAGGGCATCAAGGCCTATGAGGCCTTCGTCGACACCCCCGAGGAGCACCAGCGCTGGGACCTGTTCAAGCGTGACTTCGCCACCTATCAGCAGGGCATGACCTCTTCCTTCGCCCTGGCGCGCCAGGGTGACACGGCCGCGCTCAACAAGCTGACCCTGGTGGACATGAAGCCGGTGGTCGACGGCACCGGCAAGCAGCTCGGCGAGTTGGGCGACTTCTATGCCGAAGGCATCGAGCGGGATGGAAAGGTCTCCGCGGACCGCTACGAGGCGTCGCGGCTGATCGTCATCGCGGTGATCGCCCTGGCCGCCCTGGCCACGGTGCTCATGGCTTGGCTCCTGACCCGCAGCATCGTCGGACCGTTGCGTGAAGCGCTACTGGCCGCCCGCCGGGTCGCCCAGGGTGACCTGACCCAGACCCTGGCGGTGCAGGGGCGCGACGAGGTGAGCGAGTTGCAGCGCGCCTTGCAGCAGATGCAGGGGCAGCTGCGCGAGACCCTCTCGCGCATCGCCGGCTCTTCCACCCAGCTGGCCACCGCCGCCGAAGAGCTCAATGCGGTCACCGAGGCCGCCGGACAGGGCTTGCAGCGCCAGAACGACGAGATTGAACAGGCTGCCACCGCCGTCACCGAGATGAGCACCGCGGTGGACGAGGTGGCGCGCAACGCCGTCTCCACCTCAGAGGCCTCGCGTGCCTCCAGCCAGGCGGCGCAGCAGGGCCAGACCCGTGTCGCCGAGACCCTGGGCGCCATCGAGGCGTTGTCCGACGAGGTGGCGGCCACCGGGACGGTGGTCCAGCGCCTGGCCGAGCAGTCCCAGGACATCGGCAAGGTGCTCGACGTCATTCGCGCCATCGCCGAGCAGACCAACCTGCTGGCGCTCAATGCCGCCATCGAGGCGGCGCGGGCGGGCGAGGCCGGGCGTGGTTTCGCCGTGGTGGCCGACGAGGTGCGTGCTCTGGCCAGCCGCACCCAGCAGTCCACCCACGAGATCGAGCAGATGGTCTCGGGCATGCGCAGCGGTGCCAGCCAGGCCCTGGGCTCCATGCACAGCAGCAGTGAACGCGCCCAGGCCACACGCGCCCTGGCAGAAACCGCCGGGGTGGCGCTGGAAGAGATCAATACCCGCATTGGCGAGATGTACGAGCGCAACCTGGTGATTGCCAGCGCGGCCGAGGAGCAGGCCCAGGTGGCCCGCGAGGTGGATCGCAACCTGGTCAACATCCGCGATCTTTCCACCCAGTCCGCCGACGGTGCCCACCAGACCAGTGCCGCTAGCCAGGAATTGTCACGGCTGGCCGTGGATCTGCAGGGGCTGGTGAACCGCTTCCAGGTCTGA
- a CDS encoding HPP family protein, which produces MSQEPVTPPSSSPLTRLGQGLRAFWPAPLPIDARERLRASLGAGIGILLAALLAAWWLEGQPVHQHGALALALVAPLGASAVLVFALPSSPLAQPWSVVGGNTLSALIGIACALWIPEANLAAAAAVALAIAAMFTLRCLHPPGGASALLMVLIGAQDFSYAWSPVAVDSLLLVAAGLIYNNLTRRPWPHVPRPAEPGGETLLQRADLDAVLARYNQVLDISRDDLAELLEQVEALAYQRKMGELRCADVMSQEPVTARAEMPLQEAWALMRARRIKALPVIDRQGYLLGIVTVADFMRQIDLDVHEGLGWRLRTLVRPKARQDDHTVGHIMTRTVRVASADRLLIDLVPVFSENGHRHIPIIDGSRRLVGIITQSDLIRALYQAVRV; this is translated from the coding sequence ATGTCCCAGGAACCCGTCACGCCCCCCTCCTCCAGCCCCCTTACCCGCCTCGGCCAAGGCCTGCGTGCCTTCTGGCCGGCCCCCTTGCCCATCGACGCCCGCGAGCGGCTGCGTGCCAGCCTGGGTGCCGGGATCGGCATCCTGCTCGCCGCCCTGCTGGCGGCCTGGTGGCTGGAGGGCCAGCCGGTGCATCAGCACGGTGCCCTGGCGCTGGCGCTGGTGGCCCCGCTGGGCGCCAGTGCGGTGCTGGTGTTCGCCCTGCCGTCCAGCCCCCTGGCGCAACCCTGGTCGGTGGTGGGCGGCAACACCCTGTCGGCGCTGATCGGCATCGCCTGCGCGCTGTGGATTCCCGAAGCCAACCTGGCCGCCGCCGCAGCGGTCGCCCTGGCCATCGCCGCCATGTTCACCCTGCGCTGCCTGCACCCCCCGGGCGGCGCCTCGGCACTGCTGATGGTGCTCATCGGCGCCCAGGATTTCAGCTATGCCTGGAGTCCGGTGGCGGTGGATTCACTGCTGCTGGTCGCCGCCGGCCTGATCTACAACAACCTGACCCGCCGCCCCTGGCCCCATGTGCCGCGCCCCGCCGAACCAGGCGGCGAGACCCTTCTGCAGCGGGCCGACCTGGATGCCGTGCTGGCGCGCTACAACCAGGTGCTGGACATCAGCCGCGACGACCTGGCCGAACTGCTCGAACAGGTGGAAGCCCTGGCCTACCAGCGCAAGATGGGCGAGTTGCGCTGCGCCGACGTCATGAGCCAGGAGCCGGTGACGGCCCGCGCCGAGATGCCGCTGCAGGAAGCCTGGGCACTGATGCGCGCCCGCCGCATCAAGGCGCTGCCCGTGATCGATCGCCAGGGCTACCTGCTGGGTATCGTCACCGTGGCCGACTTCATGCGGCAGATCGACCTGGACGTTCATGAAGGCCTCGGCTGGCGCCTGCGCACCCTGGTCCGGCCGAAGGCACGCCAGGACGACCATACCGTCGGCCACATCATGACCCGCACCGTGCGGGTGGCCAGCGCCGATCGCCTGCTCATCGACCTGGTGCCGGTGTTTTCCGAGAACGGCCACCGCCACATCCCCATCATCGACGGCTCGCGCCGCCTGGTGGGCATCATCACCCAGTCGGATCTGATCCGGGCGCTGTACCAGGCGGTGCGCGTCTAG
- a CDS encoding glutathione S-transferase family protein yields MIKLHHLDYSRSHRVLWLLEELGLPYELVRYPRTETFQAPEALKRVHPLGKSPVLEDGELQLSESSAILRYLNQRYGQGRFAPEPGTATWAHHEEWLDFVEASAWPPVLILIFGKRGDVGVLEPRGKPELDRVIGYLSDHLRGKTYIVDDRLTLADIQLSYLGAMVAMAGVLDDYPVFKAYFEGLRQLPGCQRAEAKGGKMLPDKL; encoded by the coding sequence ATGATCAAGCTGCATCACCTCGATTATTCCCGTTCGCACCGCGTGCTTTGGCTGCTCGAAGAACTGGGCCTGCCCTATGAACTGGTCCGCTATCCGCGTACCGAGACTTTCCAGGCACCCGAGGCACTCAAGCGCGTTCACCCGCTGGGCAAATCGCCGGTGCTGGAAGATGGCGAGCTGCAACTGTCCGAGTCCTCGGCGATCCTGCGTTATCTCAATCAGCGCTATGGCCAGGGGCGCTTCGCGCCGGAGCCAGGCACCGCCACCTGGGCCCATCACGAGGAATGGCTGGACTTCGTCGAAGCCTCGGCCTGGCCGCCGGTGCTGATCCTGATCTTTGGCAAACGGGGCGACGTCGGTGTGCTCGAACCTCGTGGCAAGCCGGAGCTGGACAGGGTGATTGGCTATTTGAGCGACCACCTGCGCGGCAAGACCTATATCGTCGACGACCGCCTGACCCTGGCCGACATCCAGCTCTCCTACTTGGGCGCCATGGTCGCCATGGCCGGGGTGCTGGACGACTATCCGGTGTTCAAGGCCTATTTCGAGGGCCTGCGCCAGCTGCCGGGCTGCCAACGCGCCGAAGCCAAGGGCGGCAAGATGCTGCCGGACAAACTGTAG
- a CDS encoding acyltransferase family protein — MTTAHVPHGRNNFDFLRFAAASTVVIGHGFWLSGHIGAEPILNFTGFTDAANIAVYVFFVISGFLITASFQRSRNPLDFLAKRALRIFPALIVSVLFSVLVVGWLATSRETGAYFSDRQTLGFFKNIFLMTRFELPGVFTGNPYPDTVNGSYWTLPYEVFMYLSLLIIGVLGLLTRSVVMATLVVLVLGNFLLLPQMGVASFVLHKVFSLGMFFFAGALLQLAGPRIPWRLDLALALCLLSLSAIVWKIAPVIHLVSLSYVIIYLAQVQVPVLHGFGRFGDYSYGLYLFNFPVQQLLMHWFPDRFSLGGFLVVSYVLTLGIAILSWHLIEAPALKFKPRRKVPTAPVAPA; from the coding sequence ATGACCACCGCTCACGTCCCCCATGGACGCAACAACTTCGATTTTCTGAGATTCGCCGCGGCCTCCACCGTGGTGATCGGCCACGGCTTCTGGCTCTCGGGGCACATCGGCGCCGAACCCATCCTCAACTTCACCGGCTTCACCGACGCGGCCAACATCGCCGTCTATGTGTTCTTCGTGATCAGCGGCTTTTTGATCACGGCGTCCTTCCAGCGCAGTCGCAATCCGCTGGACTTTCTCGCCAAGCGCGCCCTGCGGATCTTTCCGGCCCTGATCGTTTCGGTACTCTTCTCCGTACTGGTGGTGGGCTGGCTCGCCACCAGTCGCGAGACCGGCGCCTATTTCAGCGACCGTCAGACCCTGGGCTTCTTCAAGAACATCTTCCTGATGACGCGCTTCGAACTGCCCGGCGTCTTTACCGGCAATCCCTATCCCGACACGGTGAACGGCAGCTACTGGACCCTGCCCTACGAGGTGTTCATGTACCTGTCGCTGCTGATCATCGGGGTGCTGGGGCTGCTGACCCGCTCGGTGGTCATGGCCACCCTGGTGGTGCTGGTGCTGGGCAACTTCCTGCTGCTGCCGCAGATGGGCGTCGCCAGCTTCGTGCTGCACAAGGTGTTCAGCCTGGGCATGTTCTTTTTCGCCGGCGCCCTGCTGCAGCTGGCGGGACCGCGCATCCCCTGGCGGCTGGATCTGGCCCTGGCGCTGTGCCTGCTGTCGCTATCGGCGATCGTCTGGAAGATCGCGCCGGTGATCCACCTGGTGTCGCTGTCCTACGTGATCATCTACCTGGCCCAGGTGCAGGTGCCGGTGCTGCATGGCTTTGGCCGCTTCGGCGACTATTCCTACGGCCTCTACCTGTTCAACTTCCCGGTCCAGCAGCTGCTCATGCACTGGTTTCCCGACCGCTTCTCGCTGGGTGGCTTCCTGGTGGTGAGCTATGTGCTCACCCTGGGCATCGCGATACTGTCGTGGCACCTGATCGAGGCGCCCGCGCTCAAGTTCAAGCCGCGGCGCAAGGTTCCGACCGCCCCCGTGGCACCGGCCTGA
- a CDS encoding dihydrolipoyl dehydrogenase, whose protein sequence is MSDPAQRSTPPDLHCDVAVIGAGTAGLAAERAARRQGARTLLIDDHWAGTTCASVGCMPSKLLIIAGEAHHAVQRAATFGIEVGEVHVDGAAVMARVRRERDHFVAATKQGFEKLPEGVAQCATARFIAPDRLQLSNGKTIQAKSIIIATGSYPLVPAPFDALGDRALTNETIFELPDLPRSLAVIGTGPVGLELAQAMARLGVAVTLFGQDDGLGALQDTEVKAELRKILEQDLTLYLNVEVDARREGEGVRLSWSGDTSGEGDFDYVLVAAGRPPRLKGLGLETTGIELDDHGTPVYDPQTLQCGSSSIFIAGDADHDRPILHEASGEGAIAGHNAACYPEVRPTPRSPLFSLIFTDPPVAVLGSPPDAGSLIGTSSYQDQGRARAEARNQGVARFYAEPGTGKLTGAAMVGPGMDHIGHLLVLALIHGETASSLLDMPFYHPTLEEGLKSGLREICQGAHSSLRGDRDQGSPSGA, encoded by the coding sequence ATGAGTGACCCCGCACAGCGTTCGACTCCCCCGGATCTCCATTGCGACGTCGCCGTGATCGGTGCCGGAACTGCTGGCCTCGCTGCCGAACGCGCCGCCCGGCGCCAGGGTGCCCGCACCCTGCTGATCGACGACCACTGGGCCGGCACCACCTGTGCTTCGGTGGGTTGCATGCCGTCCAAACTGCTCATCATCGCGGGGGAGGCCCATCATGCCGTCCAGCGCGCCGCGACCTTTGGCATCGAGGTAGGCGAGGTCCACGTCGATGGCGCCGCCGTCATGGCGCGGGTGCGCCGCGAACGCGATCACTTTGTTGCGGCGACCAAGCAGGGTTTCGAGAAATTACCCGAGGGTGTGGCTCAGTGCGCCACCGCCCGCTTCATCGCGCCAGATCGACTGCAACTGAGTAATGGTAAAACTATTCAGGCCAAAAGTATCATCATCGCCACGGGCTCCTATCCGCTGGTGCCCGCGCCCTTCGACGCCTTGGGCGACCGCGCCCTGACCAACGAAACGATCTTCGAGCTACCCGACCTGCCACGTTCGCTGGCGGTGATAGGCACCGGTCCTGTAGGCCTGGAACTGGCCCAGGCCATGGCCCGCCTGGGCGTGGCCGTCACCCTGTTCGGTCAGGATGACGGCCTGGGTGCGCTCCAGGACACCGAGGTCAAGGCCGAGCTGCGCAAGATCCTGGAGCAGGATCTGACCCTGTACCTGAATGTCGAGGTGGATGCCCGGCGTGAAGGCGAGGGCGTCCGGCTGTCCTGGTCCGGTGACACGAGCGGCGAGGGCGATTTCGATTACGTGCTGGTGGCGGCCGGGCGACCGCCGCGCCTGAAGGGCCTGGGCCTGGAAACCACCGGCATCGAGCTGGACGACCATGGCACTCCGGTCTACGACCCCCAGACCCTGCAATGCGGCTCCTCGTCGATCTTCATCGCCGGCGATGCCGACCACGACCGCCCTATCCTCCATGAGGCGTCCGGTGAGGGCGCCATCGCCGGCCACAACGCTGCCTGTTATCCCGAGGTTCGACCCACGCCACGCTCGCCGCTGTTTTCGCTGATCTTCACCGATCCGCCGGTGGCCGTGCTGGGTAGCCCGCCAGACGCGGGCAGTCTGATCGGCACCTCTTCCTATCAGGATCAGGGCCGTGCCCGGGCCGAGGCCCGCAACCAGGGCGTCGCTCGTTTCTATGCCGAGCCGGGTACCGGCAAGCTCACTGGCGCGGCCATGGTCGGGCCGGGCATGGACCATATCGGCCACCTGCTGGTACTGGCGCTGATCCATGGCGAGACCGCCAGTTCGCTGCTCGACATGCCCTTCTACCACCCCACCCTCGAAGAAGGTCTGAAGTCCGGTCTGCGCGAGATCTGCCAGGGAGCCCACAGCAGCCTGCGCGGCGACCGTGACCAGGGCTCGCCTTCTGGCGCCTGA
- the crcB gene encoding fluoride efflux transporter CrcB, which yields MPYALFAVMFGGALGSACRWWVGLRLNALFPLLPMGTLLVNLVGGFVIGLALGLFARYPEVDVQWKLLLVTGFCGGFTTFSTFSAEVVTLLQSGRLGWAALTITIHVLGSLLLTLAGFALAGRLG from the coding sequence ATGCCCTATGCGCTGTTCGCGGTGATGTTCGGCGGTGCCCTGGGGAGCGCCTGCCGCTGGTGGGTCGGTCTGCGGCTGAATGCGCTGTTCCCGCTGCTGCCGATGGGCACGCTGCTGGTGAACCTGGTTGGCGGCTTCGTCATAGGTCTGGCGCTGGGGCTGTTCGCCCGCTATCCGGAAGTGGATGTGCAGTGGAAGCTGCTCCTGGTGACCGGCTTTTGCGGCGGTTTCACCACCTTCTCGACCTTTTCCGCCGAGGTGGTGACGTTGCTGCAGAGCGGTCGCCTGGGCTGGGCGGCACTGACCATCACCATCCATGTGCTGGGGTCGTTGCTGCTGACCCTGGCCGGTTTCGCCCTGGCCGGCCGACTCGGCTGA